In a single window of the Canis lupus dingo isolate Sandy chromosome 18, ASM325472v2, whole genome shotgun sequence genome:
- the LOC112663206 gene encoding tumor necrosis factor receptor superfamily member 26-like isoform X5, with protein sequence MLPEWRVLGRAWAVCPLLLLLKVRVPMAAIVSDCMEYEYKPEGLNLCCEKCPAGHYVSKHCDKNHGAGVCSPCEPGSYLPYRNGETNCRLCSRCREDQEVVSPCTATRDQQCQCKPGYFCDSENCVENCFRCQSCPDHVSSPCNATRDTVCNTQDTTDTSEKKPEGGSLQMFVLVVITITIIVIVVVVALIFLLVYCYKKKGMWLYQRLISLLKGRVDEQSSTVEILFPSNPENHQPALDIETLLLKEGLEESPHPRPLEETEEGIELQDVVVRESPPAPEQVVQTPALAVSVSQNQNEVFPSLKSLEQVPPGSIMNLKK encoded by the exons TGTATGGAATATGAATATAAACCTGAGGGTCTCAACCTCTGCTGTGAAAAGTGCCCTGCCG GCCATTATGTCAGCAAACACTGTGATAAAAACCATGGTGCTGGGGTATGTAGCCCGTGTGAACCTGGAAGCTACCTTCCCTACCGAAATGGGGAGACAAATTGTCGGCTGTGCAGTCGGTGCCGAGAGG ACCAGGAGGTAGTCTCTCCATGCACAGCGACCCGTGACCAGCAGTGCCAGTGCAAGCCCGGCTACTTTTGTGACTCTGAAAACTGCGTGGAGAACTGCTTCCGGTGTCAAAG TTGTCCTGACCATGTCAGCTCGCCGTGCAATGCCACAAGGGATACAGTTTGCAACACACAGGATACTACAGACACATCAG AAAAGAAACCCGAAGGTGGGTCCCTCCAAATGTTTGTGCTGGtcgtcatcaccatcaccatcatcgtCATCGTCGTCGTCGTCGCCCTCATCTTCCTCCTCGTTTACTGCTATAAAAAGAAAG GTATGTGGCTCTACCAGAGGCTCATCAGCTTGTTGAAAG GAAGGGTGGACGAACAAAGCAGCACT GTTGAGATACTGTTCCCTTCGAACCCCGAAAATCACCAGCCAGCCCTGGACATAGAAACATTGTTGCTGAAGGAGGGGCTTGAGGAAAGCCCCCACCCAAGGCCTTTGGAGGAGACCGAGGAGGGCATCGAGCTGCAGGATGTGGTGGTCAGAGAGAGCCCCCCAGCTCCAGAGCAGGTGGTACAGACTCCTGCTCTGGCTGTCTCTGTGTCACAGAACCAGAATGAAGTGTTCCCCTCCCTTAAGAGTCTGGAACAG GTACCACCAGGCTCTATTATGAATTTGAAGAAATGA
- the LOC112663206 gene encoding tumor necrosis factor receptor superfamily member 10A-like isoform X1: MLPEWRVLGRAWAVCPLLLLLKVRVPMAAIVSDCMEYEYKPEGLNLCCEKCPAGHYVSKHCDKNHGAGVCSPCEPGSYLPYRNGETNCRLCSRCREDQEVVSPCTATRDQQCQCKPGYFCDSENCVENCFRCQSCPDHVSSPCNATRDTVCNTQDTTDTSEKKPEGGSLQMFVLVVITITIIVIVVVVALIFLLVYCYKKKGMWLYQRLISLLKGRVDEQSSTVEILFPSNPENHQPALDIETLLLKEGLEESPHPRPLEETEEGIELQDVVVRESPPAPEQVVQTPALAVSVSQNQNEVFPSLKSLEQEYAKRYFVKDTSNEGTTRLYYEFEEMILDKNWKSLMRLIGLEEKDIETCEHENSDNLTEQHHKMLLRWRNKLGREASVFKLLAALHKMQLHMCLENIINVLLVEGILGRHAETSD; encoded by the exons TGTATGGAATATGAATATAAACCTGAGGGTCTCAACCTCTGCTGTGAAAAGTGCCCTGCCG GCCATTATGTCAGCAAACACTGTGATAAAAACCATGGTGCTGGGGTATGTAGCCCGTGTGAACCTGGAAGCTACCTTCCCTACCGAAATGGGGAGACAAATTGTCGGCTGTGCAGTCGGTGCCGAGAGG ACCAGGAGGTAGTCTCTCCATGCACAGCGACCCGTGACCAGCAGTGCCAGTGCAAGCCCGGCTACTTTTGTGACTCTGAAAACTGCGTGGAGAACTGCTTCCGGTGTCAAAG TTGTCCTGACCATGTCAGCTCGCCGTGCAATGCCACAAGGGATACAGTTTGCAACACACAGGATACTACAGACACATCAG AAAAGAAACCCGAAGGTGGGTCCCTCCAAATGTTTGTGCTGGtcgtcatcaccatcaccatcatcgtCATCGTCGTCGTCGTCGCCCTCATCTTCCTCCTCGTTTACTGCTATAAAAAGAAAG GTATGTGGCTCTACCAGAGGCTCATCAGCTTGTTGAAAG GAAGGGTGGACGAACAAAGCAGCACT GTTGAGATACTGTTCCCTTCGAACCCCGAAAATCACCAGCCAGCCCTGGACATAGAAACATTGTTGCTGAAGGAGGGGCTTGAGGAAAGCCCCCACCCAAGGCCTTTGGAGGAGACCGAGGAGGGCATCGAGCTGCAGGATGTGGTGGTCAGAGAGAGCCCCCCAGCTCCAGAGCAGGTGGTACAGACTCCTGCTCTGGCTGTCTCTGTGTCACAGAACCAGAATGAAGTGTTCCCCTCCCTTAAGAGTCTGGAACAG gAATATGCAAAGAGATATTTTGTAAAAGATACATCAAATGAAG GTACCACCAGGCTCTATTATGAATTTGAAGAAATGATCCTGGACAAGAACTGGAAATCGCTGATGAGACTTATCGGTCTTGAAGAAAAGGACATTGAAACTTGCGAGCACGAAAACTCAGACAATTTGACGGAGCAGCATCATAAGATGCTCCTCAGGTGGAGGAACAAGCTGGGAAGGGAAGCCTCAGTTTTTAAACTGTTGGCTGCCCTACATAAAATGCAGCTGCATATGTGTTTGGAAAATATTATCAACGTACTACTTGTTGAAGGCATCTTAGGCAGGCATGCAGAGACCTCAGATTAA
- the LOC112663206 gene encoding tumor necrosis factor receptor superfamily member 10D-like isoform X2, which yields MLPEWRVLGRAWAVCPLLLLLKVRVPMAAIVSDCMEYEYKPEGLNLCCEKCPAGHYVSKHCDKNHGAGVCSPCEPGSYLPYRNGETNCRLCSRCREDQEVVSPCTATRDQQCQCKPGYFCDSENCVENCFRCQSCPDHVSSPCNATRDTVCNTQDTTDTSEKKPEGGSLQMFVLVVITITIIVIVVVVALIFLLVYCYKKKGALFVNFFSSWSSGRVDEQSSTVEILFPSNPENHQPALDIETLLLKEGLEESPHPRPLEETEEGIELQDVVVRESPPAPEQVVQTPALAVSVSQNQNEVFPSLKSLEQEYAKRYFVKDTSNEGTTRLYYEFEEMILDKNWKSLMRLIGLEEKDIETCEHENSDNLTEQHHKMLLRWRNKLGREASVFKLLAALHKMQLHMCLENIINVLLVEGILGRHAETSD from the exons TGTATGGAATATGAATATAAACCTGAGGGTCTCAACCTCTGCTGTGAAAAGTGCCCTGCCG GCCATTATGTCAGCAAACACTGTGATAAAAACCATGGTGCTGGGGTATGTAGCCCGTGTGAACCTGGAAGCTACCTTCCCTACCGAAATGGGGAGACAAATTGTCGGCTGTGCAGTCGGTGCCGAGAGG ACCAGGAGGTAGTCTCTCCATGCACAGCGACCCGTGACCAGCAGTGCCAGTGCAAGCCCGGCTACTTTTGTGACTCTGAAAACTGCGTGGAGAACTGCTTCCGGTGTCAAAG TTGTCCTGACCATGTCAGCTCGCCGTGCAATGCCACAAGGGATACAGTTTGCAACACACAGGATACTACAGACACATCAG AAAAGAAACCCGAAGGTGGGTCCCTCCAAATGTTTGTGCTGGtcgtcatcaccatcaccatcatcgtCATCGTCGTCGTCGTCGCCCTCATCTTCCTCCTCGTTTACTGCTATAAAAAGAAAG GTGCcctttttgttaatttcttctcttcttggtCTTCAGGAAGGGTGGACGAACAAAGCAGCACT GTTGAGATACTGTTCCCTTCGAACCCCGAAAATCACCAGCCAGCCCTGGACATAGAAACATTGTTGCTGAAGGAGGGGCTTGAGGAAAGCCCCCACCCAAGGCCTTTGGAGGAGACCGAGGAGGGCATCGAGCTGCAGGATGTGGTGGTCAGAGAGAGCCCCCCAGCTCCAGAGCAGGTGGTACAGACTCCTGCTCTGGCTGTCTCTGTGTCACAGAACCAGAATGAAGTGTTCCCCTCCCTTAAGAGTCTGGAACAG gAATATGCAAAGAGATATTTTGTAAAAGATACATCAAATGAAG GTACCACCAGGCTCTATTATGAATTTGAAGAAATGATCCTGGACAAGAACTGGAAATCGCTGATGAGACTTATCGGTCTTGAAGAAAAGGACATTGAAACTTGCGAGCACGAAAACTCAGACAATTTGACGGAGCAGCATCATAAGATGCTCCTCAGGTGGAGGAACAAGCTGGGAAGGGAAGCCTCAGTTTTTAAACTGTTGGCTGCCCTACATAAAATGCAGCTGCATATGTGTTTGGAAAATATTATCAACGTACTACTTGTTGAAGGCATCTTAGGCAGGCATGCAGAGACCTCAGATTAA
- the LOC112663206 gene encoding tumor necrosis factor receptor superfamily member 10A-like isoform X3 translates to MLPEWRVLGRAWAVCPLLLLLKVPMAAIVSDCMEYEYKPEGLNLCCEKCPAGHYVSKHCDKNHGAGVCSPCEPGSYLPYRNGETNCRLCSRCREDQEVVSPCTATRDQQCQCKPGYFCDSENCVENCFRCQSCPDHVSSPCNATRDTVCNTQDTTDTSEKKPEGGSLQMFVLVVITITIIVIVVVVALIFLLVYCYKKKGMWLYQRLISLLKGRVDEQSSTVEILFPSNPENHQPALDIETLLLKEGLEESPHPRPLEETEEGIELQDVVVRESPPAPEQVVQTPALAVSVSQNQNEVFPSLKSLEQEYAKRYFVKDTSNEGTTRLYYEFEEMILDKNWKSLMRLIGLEEKDIETCEHENSDNLTEQHHKMLLRWRNKLGREASVFKLLAALHKMQLHMCLENIINVLLVEGILGRHAETSD, encoded by the exons TGTATGGAATATGAATATAAACCTGAGGGTCTCAACCTCTGCTGTGAAAAGTGCCCTGCCG GCCATTATGTCAGCAAACACTGTGATAAAAACCATGGTGCTGGGGTATGTAGCCCGTGTGAACCTGGAAGCTACCTTCCCTACCGAAATGGGGAGACAAATTGTCGGCTGTGCAGTCGGTGCCGAGAGG ACCAGGAGGTAGTCTCTCCATGCACAGCGACCCGTGACCAGCAGTGCCAGTGCAAGCCCGGCTACTTTTGTGACTCTGAAAACTGCGTGGAGAACTGCTTCCGGTGTCAAAG TTGTCCTGACCATGTCAGCTCGCCGTGCAATGCCACAAGGGATACAGTTTGCAACACACAGGATACTACAGACACATCAG AAAAGAAACCCGAAGGTGGGTCCCTCCAAATGTTTGTGCTGGtcgtcatcaccatcaccatcatcgtCATCGTCGTCGTCGTCGCCCTCATCTTCCTCCTCGTTTACTGCTATAAAAAGAAAG GTATGTGGCTCTACCAGAGGCTCATCAGCTTGTTGAAAG GAAGGGTGGACGAACAAAGCAGCACT GTTGAGATACTGTTCCCTTCGAACCCCGAAAATCACCAGCCAGCCCTGGACATAGAAACATTGTTGCTGAAGGAGGGGCTTGAGGAAAGCCCCCACCCAAGGCCTTTGGAGGAGACCGAGGAGGGCATCGAGCTGCAGGATGTGGTGGTCAGAGAGAGCCCCCCAGCTCCAGAGCAGGTGGTACAGACTCCTGCTCTGGCTGTCTCTGTGTCACAGAACCAGAATGAAGTGTTCCCCTCCCTTAAGAGTCTGGAACAG gAATATGCAAAGAGATATTTTGTAAAAGATACATCAAATGAAG GTACCACCAGGCTCTATTATGAATTTGAAGAAATGATCCTGGACAAGAACTGGAAATCGCTGATGAGACTTATCGGTCTTGAAGAAAAGGACATTGAAACTTGCGAGCACGAAAACTCAGACAATTTGACGGAGCAGCATCATAAGATGCTCCTCAGGTGGAGGAACAAGCTGGGAAGGGAAGCCTCAGTTTTTAAACTGTTGGCTGCCCTACATAAAATGCAGCTGCATATGTGTTTGGAAAATATTATCAACGTACTACTTGTTGAAGGCATCTTAGGCAGGCATGCAGAGACCTCAGATTAA
- the LOC112663206 gene encoding tumor necrosis factor receptor superfamily member 26-like isoform X4: MLPEWRVLGRAWAVCPLLLLLKVRVPMAAIVSDCMEYEYKPEGLNLCCEKCPAGHYVSKHCDKNHGAGVCSPCEPGSYLPYRNGETNCRLCSRCREDQEVVSPCTATRDQQCQCKPGYFCDSENCVENCFRCQSCPDHVSSPCNATRDTVCNTQDTTDTSEKKPEGGSLQMFVLVVITITIIVIVVVVALIFLLVYCYKKKGMWLYQRLISLLKGRVDEQSSTVEILFPSNPENHQPALDIETLLLKEGLEESPHPRPLEETEEGIELQDVVVRESPPAPEQVVQTPALAVSVSQNQNEVFPSLKSLEQPSSQCTEQGVVFWGQQHWVRGRAGV; the protein is encoded by the exons TGTATGGAATATGAATATAAACCTGAGGGTCTCAACCTCTGCTGTGAAAAGTGCCCTGCCG GCCATTATGTCAGCAAACACTGTGATAAAAACCATGGTGCTGGGGTATGTAGCCCGTGTGAACCTGGAAGCTACCTTCCCTACCGAAATGGGGAGACAAATTGTCGGCTGTGCAGTCGGTGCCGAGAGG ACCAGGAGGTAGTCTCTCCATGCACAGCGACCCGTGACCAGCAGTGCCAGTGCAAGCCCGGCTACTTTTGTGACTCTGAAAACTGCGTGGAGAACTGCTTCCGGTGTCAAAG TTGTCCTGACCATGTCAGCTCGCCGTGCAATGCCACAAGGGATACAGTTTGCAACACACAGGATACTACAGACACATCAG AAAAGAAACCCGAAGGTGGGTCCCTCCAAATGTTTGTGCTGGtcgtcatcaccatcaccatcatcgtCATCGTCGTCGTCGTCGCCCTCATCTTCCTCCTCGTTTACTGCTATAAAAAGAAAG GTATGTGGCTCTACCAGAGGCTCATCAGCTTGTTGAAAG GAAGGGTGGACGAACAAAGCAGCACT GTTGAGATACTGTTCCCTTCGAACCCCGAAAATCACCAGCCAGCCCTGGACATAGAAACATTGTTGCTGAAGGAGGGGCTTGAGGAAAGCCCCCACCCAAGGCCTTTGGAGGAGACCGAGGAGGGCATCGAGCTGCAGGATGTGGTGGTCAGAGAGAGCCCCCCAGCTCCAGAGCAGGTGGTACAGACTCCTGCTCTGGCTGTCTCTGTGTCACAGAACCAGAATGAAGTGTTCCCCTCCCTTAAGAGTCTGGAACAG CCAAGCAGCCAGTGCACAGAGCAGGGAGTCGTTTTCTGGGGCCAACAGCACTGGGTGCGAGGCAGAGCTGGGGTCTGA